A window from Sphingobacterium hotanense encodes these proteins:
- a CDS encoding RteC domain-containing protein, whose translation MKYSLENIILEIHNKEDKISSVSKRLIDEAYEMTVYLQDLLFSVKKYIIENEFKNDAEEIHFFRTIKPQILGKLIYYNKVYRIDNKH comes from the coding sequence ATGAAATACTCGTTAGAAAACATCATCTTAGAAATTCACAATAAAGAGGATAAAATTTCATCTGTAAGTAAGAGATTAATTGACGAAGCTTATGAAATGACAGTATATCTTCAGGACCTTTTATTTTCGGTTAAAAAGTACATCATTGAAAATGAATTTAAGAATGATGCCGAAGAGATCCATTTCTTCCGTACCATAAAACCTCAAATACTGGGTAAACTAATTTATTACAATAAAGTCTACCGTATAGACAATAAACATTAA
- a CDS encoding CGNR zinc finger domain-containing protein yields the protein MGKFRSIETLSIDSTVLCCNFVNTVSTWKTAKNYDYFAGYDDFIAWCFKLEISPRERLESLKELANEQPEQALIALHRIKEIRKVLQGLISAVAQDDNDKKSAYLPAANLLIVDAISRQRLLYIDGKFTMGQIDSANDLLSPVWKAVQSLSELLTDNETKRIKECPMCGWVFLDETKNASRKWCSIKACGTTDKMNRYSQKKSLKLKKDKG from the coding sequence ATGGGGAAATTTCGTAGTATTGAGACATTGAGTATCGACAGCACTGTATTGTGCTGTAATTTCGTCAATACTGTCAGTACCTGGAAAACCGCTAAAAACTATGACTATTTTGCAGGATATGATGATTTCATTGCGTGGTGTTTTAAATTGGAAATTTCTCCACGAGAACGTCTTGAAAGCTTAAAAGAATTAGCCAACGAACAGCCCGAGCAAGCTTTGATCGCTTTACATCGCATCAAAGAAATACGCAAAGTACTACAAGGGCTGATTTCTGCTGTAGCACAAGATGATAATGATAAAAAATCAGCCTATTTACCTGCTGCTAATCTTTTGATTGTGGATGCAATATCAAGACAGCGTTTACTTTATATAGATGGTAAATTCACTATGGGTCAAATAGATTCCGCAAACGACTTACTGTCTCCTGTTTGGAAAGCGGTGCAATCGTTGTCGGAACTTTTAACTGACAATGAGACAAAACGGATCAAAGAGTGCCCGATGTGTGGCTGGGTCTTTTTGGACGAAACTAAAAACGCCAGTAGGAAATGGTGTAGTATCAAAGCATGCGGCACTACCGATAAAATGAACCGCTACAGCCAGAAGAAAAGCCTGAAGTTAAAAAAAGATAAAGGGTAA
- a CDS encoding DinB family protein translates to MEPITHKFQQAIKELTEMLEAFSTEQLNKIPFPNSWTAGQVGDHLLKSYGSWEIFKGETEFAERQYDENCKTLSGLFLNFNIKLIAENSDATYPSDGYIEKENLISNIQTISDRIISFSSRNDLRVLCLDFEFPTFGYMTRFEWLHFYVVHTQRHIKQLTRIFNILNSHK, encoded by the coding sequence ATGGAACCAATCACCCACAAGTTTCAACAAGCGATCAAGGAATTAACGGAAATGTTAGAAGCTTTTAGTACTGAACAGCTAAATAAAATTCCTTTTCCAAACAGTTGGACAGCAGGTCAGGTCGGTGATCATCTTTTAAAATCGTATGGTTCATGGGAAATTTTCAAAGGCGAGACGGAGTTTGCCGAAAGACAGTATGACGAGAACTGCAAAACGCTAAGCGGCCTTTTCTTGAATTTCAATATAAAGCTAATCGCAGAAAATTCGGATGCTACTTATCCATCAGATGGATATATTGAAAAGGAAAACTTGATTTCTAATATACAGACAATAAGTGACCGTATCATTAGCTTCTCCAGCCGAAACGATCTCAGGGTGCTATGCTTAGATTTTGAATTTCCAACATTCGGGTACATGACACGGTTTGAATGGTTGCATTTTTATGTTGTACATACACAAAGACATATAAAACAATTGACAAGAATATTTAACATTTTAAATAGCCATAAATGA
- a CDS encoding VOC family protein — protein MKSKLLEMNNVGIVVENLDKAIAFFTEIGLTLEGRMKVEDEWAGRVTGLGTQSVEIAMMVTPDGHSRLELSKFLTPATISDHRTAPVNSLGYLRIMFRVNNIEELLSRLLKLGAELVGEVVNYQNIYRLCYIRGAEGLLIGLAEQLGEQTTKDVLENS, from the coding sequence ATGAAGAGTAAATTATTAGAAATGAACAACGTTGGTATCGTTGTAGAAAATCTTGATAAAGCAATTGCTTTTTTTACAGAAATCGGGCTTACACTGGAAGGACGTATGAAAGTTGAAGATGAATGGGCCGGACGTGTAACGGGACTCGGAACTCAATCTGTAGAAATTGCGATGATGGTTACACCCGATGGCCACAGTCGCCTAGAACTTTCAAAATTTCTTACTCCTGCAACAATTTCAGACCACAGGACAGCACCAGTTAATTCGCTTGGCTATCTCCGTATCATGTTCAGGGTCAATAATATTGAAGAACTGTTATCCAGACTTTTAAAACTCGGCGCTGAACTTGTTGGAGAGGTGGTTAACTACCAGAACATCTATAGGCTATGCTATATACGAGGAGCGGAAGGGCTTTTGATTGGACTGGCCGAACAACTTGGTGAGCAAACAACGAAAGATGTCTTAGAAAACTCTTGA
- a CDS encoding MerR family transcriptional regulator, translating to MKTLTVKKLAEISGVSVRTLHYYDQIGLLRPSVRTEKKFRLYGNDELLRLQQILFFRELDFPLKDILEMMDEPDYDLVKALMQHKSALLNRKRRISDLLKTIDITINNLKKKEMMKDPEELYKGFPKEVGTAYRKEAINKYGAQTVEQSEKELMKLGKSVVEALQKEMKNVFSELFALRNDSPESDIVQQHIARHYGIISKFWGNSVMPDQKACAYAGLGDLLVNDERYLANVTDGNPQPEFALFLQKAMKYFAENNLEK from the coding sequence ATGAAAACTCTTACAGTTAAAAAATTGGCGGAAATATCAGGTGTGAGCGTACGCACACTTCATTATTATGACCAGATCGGCCTGCTCCGTCCATCAGTAAGAACTGAGAAGAAATTCAGGCTTTATGGAAATGACGAGCTATTGCGCTTGCAGCAAATTCTGTTTTTCCGTGAACTGGACTTTCCACTCAAGGATATTCTGGAAATGATGGACGAGCCTGACTACGATCTGGTTAAAGCGCTGATGCAGCACAAGTCGGCACTGCTCAACCGCAAAAGAAGAATTTCTGACTTATTGAAAACGATCGACATCACTATTAATAATCTTAAAAAAAAAGAAATGATGAAAGATCCAGAAGAATTGTATAAAGGTTTTCCCAAAGAAGTTGGAACGGCCTACAGAAAAGAAGCAATTAATAAGTACGGCGCACAAACCGTTGAACAATCTGAAAAAGAGCTAATGAAGCTTGGTAAGTCGGTTGTTGAAGCGCTTCAAAAGGAAATGAAAAATGTCTTCAGCGAACTATTTGCACTGAGAAACGATAGTCCGGAATCGGACATTGTACAGCAGCATATTGCAAGGCATTATGGGATAATTAGCAAATTTTGGGGCAATTCAGTTATGCCAGATCAAAAAGCTTGTGCTTATGCGGGGCTTGGTGATCTTTTAGTAAATGACGAGCGCTATTTAGCTAATGTTACAGACGGAAATCCGCAACCTGAATTTGCGCTGTTCTTGCAGAAAGCAATGAAATATTTTGCTGAAAATAATTTGGAAAAATAA
- a CDS encoding Smr/MutS family protein, translating to MARALGKPQKTVDLHSESFMEDLDRYERDELLGEAIAYLREQLDAAIYWDYPEIRFIHGKGKGILKQAVYDELRYYKQSGAIANFHPAYHNEDIVVVLIGL from the coding sequence ATGGCACGAGCATTAGGAAAACCCCAAAAAACTGTAGATCTCCATTCGGAATCGTTTATGGAAGACTTGGATCGCTATGAGCGCGACGAGCTCCTAGGCGAAGCCATAGCGTACCTCCGGGAGCAATTAGATGCCGCTATCTATTGGGACTACCCTGAAATCCGATTTATCCACGGCAAGGGAAAGGGCATTCTTAAACAAGCGGTCTATGATGAGCTGAGATATTACAAACAGTCTGGAGCGATTGCAAACTTCCACCCTGCCTACCATAATGAAGATATTGTTGTTGTTTTGATCGGTTTATAG
- a CDS encoding alpha/beta hydrolase translates to MKISLIFLFVIFSASLTFGQRPIPEQSGVAKHFILGMIDEIQSNELNEKRVLNIYLPEGYNQKDTIRYPVIYLLDGSADEDFIHIVGLVQFNSFEWVNQVPKSIVVGIATVDRRTDFTFPTTVTEDKSANPTSGHSNRFISFIEKELQPYIQEKYKTSSSKTIIGQSLGGLLATEILFKKPELFNKYIIVSPSLWWDNGSLLNQPLTRFEHKDIYIGVGKEGLAPTKIPRVMEVDANVLADKIKNLKNRNVNVYFDYLPLENHATIMHQAVFNSFRLFYP, encoded by the coding sequence ATGAAAATTTCATTGATCTTCTTATTCGTAATCTTTTCTGCATCATTAACTTTTGGACAGAGGCCAATACCCGAGCAATCAGGTGTTGCCAAACACTTTATTCTCGGTATGATTGATGAAATACAATCAAACGAACTGAATGAAAAAAGGGTGTTGAATATCTATCTGCCCGAAGGCTACAACCAGAAAGACACGATACGTTACCCTGTCATTTATTTACTTGACGGTTCAGCAGATGAGGATTTTATCCATATTGTAGGGCTTGTGCAGTTCAATAGTTTTGAATGGGTTAACCAGGTTCCAAAGTCGATAGTAGTCGGTATCGCGACGGTGGACAGGAGAACGGATTTTACATTCCCTACAACTGTGACTGAAGATAAAAGTGCAAATCCGACCTCAGGGCATTCCAACAGATTTATATCGTTCATTGAAAAAGAGCTGCAACCGTATATACAGGAAAAGTATAAGACGAGTTCTTCAAAAACTATTATTGGACAATCGTTAGGCGGGCTTTTGGCAACTGAAATCCTGTTTAAAAAACCGGAACTTTTTAACAAGTATATCATCGTCAGCCCCAGTTTGTGGTGGGATAATGGGTCGTTATTAAACCAACCTCTTACTCGTTTTGAACACAAAGATATTTATATCGGAGTTGGAAAAGAAGGTTTGGCTCCCACTAAAATTCCCCGGGTAATGGAAGTAGATGCAAATGTTCTAGCTGATAAAATCAAAAACCTGAAAAACAGGAACGTGAACGTTTACTTTGATTATTTGCCACTGGAAAACCACGCAACAATAATGCATCAGGCGGTTTTCAATTCATTTAGACTTTTTTACCCATGA
- a CDS encoding ISAon1 family transposase N-terminal region protein has translation MQEAERKLLSLLMPEGFLEYFQILEVDQVDNQLHIYLDELNIAPTGYENSKLESKGFMPSTEISDFPIRGQKVTLHIRRRRWTVLDTGEIITRDWNLVREGARMTTEFGLFLKKIFG, from the coding sequence TTGCAAGAAGCCGAACGTAAATTACTATCCCTATTGATGCCCGAAGGGTTTTTGGAATACTTCCAGATTTTAGAAGTCGATCAGGTCGACAATCAACTCCATATTTATTTAGATGAACTTAATATTGCTCCGACAGGCTATGAGAACAGCAAGTTGGAGTCAAAGGGGTTTATGCCTTCTACTGAGATTTCGGACTTTCCTATTCGAGGTCAGAAAGTTACGCTACATATCCGTCGCCGTCGTTGGACAGTCTTGGATACAGGAGAGATCATCACGAGAGATTGGAACCTGGTGCGTGAGGGCGCTCGAATGACTACGGAATTCGGGCTTTTTTTAAAGAAGATATTTGGATAA
- a CDS encoding SRPBCC family protein, whose protein sequence is MKCYISTYKHNTTNGNNNLNKIDMQTNHQSKYQTIIKAPIDKVWDALTNPEMVKQYFFGSNQETNWNVGSKVLWTGEYEGTTYVDKGVVLEYFPNKKLSYSYLSSWSGLDDKPENYLLVSYEVTQTESGTELIITQSNYDEEKAKHSAENWEVVVDGLKKLIE, encoded by the coding sequence ATGAAGTGTTATATTTCAACTTATAAACACAATACAACAAACGGAAATAACAATTTAAATAAAATCGATATGCAGACAAATCATCAATCAAAGTATCAGACCATTATCAAAGCACCAATTGATAAAGTATGGGATGCATTAACCAATCCCGAAATGGTAAAGCAATATTTCTTCGGTTCAAACCAGGAAACGAATTGGAATGTTGGCAGCAAAGTCTTGTGGACAGGTGAATATGAAGGAACAACCTATGTAGACAAAGGCGTGGTCTTGGAATATTTCCCCAACAAGAAACTTTCGTATAGTTATTTAAGCAGTTGGAGCGGATTGGACGATAAGCCCGAAAACTATCTGTTGGTTTCTTATGAAGTAACCCAAACTGAAAGCGGAACAGAGCTAATCATTACGCAATCAAACTATGACGAGGAGAAAGCAAAACATTCTGCCGAAAATTGGGAGGTAGTCGTAGACGGATTAAAAAAGCTTATTGAATAG
- a CDS encoding GNAT family N-acetyltransferase, whose amino-acid sequence MRIATERLTLSPLSEKDAAFVAELLNTDGWIKNIGDRNIRSEKDAREYIKKVTDNPHITYWTVKLKLERVAIGLVTLIKRDYLQFNDVGFALLPQFFNKGYAFEATKAVLLYLINNNLLEDILAISLKENAPSINMIEKLGLTFEKTIDHDNNILGVYRASKGELLSRLLEQEHKIV is encoded by the coding sequence ATGCGAATAGCTACAGAAAGACTTACCCTATCGCCATTATCCGAGAAAGACGCAGCCTTTGTTGCTGAACTTTTAAATACTGATGGATGGATAAAAAATATTGGAGACCGAAACATCCGTTCGGAAAAGGATGCGAGGGAGTACATCAAAAAAGTGACGGACAATCCCCATATTACATATTGGACGGTAAAGTTAAAATTGGAACGCGTAGCAATCGGTCTGGTAACCTTGATAAAGCGGGACTATCTACAATTTAACGATGTTGGCTTTGCCCTGCTTCCCCAATTTTTCAATAAGGGATATGCATTTGAAGCCACAAAAGCTGTTTTGCTGTATTTGATCAACAACAATCTATTGGAAGATATCCTGGCGATCAGTCTTAAGGAAAATGCTCCATCCATTAACATGATTGAAAAACTCGGTCTGACCTTTGAAAAAACAATTGATCATGACAATAATATTTTGGGTGTATATAGAGCATCAAAAGGAGAATTGCTTTCCAGATTATTGGAGCAAGAGCATAAGATAGTCTAA
- a CDS encoding PD40 domain-containing protein, translated as MKLYGTPVLLLLFMLLSCGQKYGAILPFNSQQASKDSASLFANGIISTHLNEYNITFSSDGNVVLFTIANNTTANRFYTIFITKKEKGKWTKPQIVQFSGQYSDADPFFAPDGKKLYYISTRPVLQGIPKSDFDIWCVEYANGDFSKPKHLGNGINSDKDELYPAISKKGNLFFSAENGENGYDIMISKYRNGKFLPRVSLSGSLNTTNIEFDAFVDPDEKYIIYTGIGYKESYGSGDLYISYNREDHWTLGRNMGKQVNSLHMDQCPMVSTDGKYLFFTSFRDGQPYNSKEPMTTKVYLDMLNSPFNGLGNIFWIDFQKLSNRENYTNE; from the coding sequence ATGAAACTTTACGGAACTCCTGTTTTACTATTATTATTCATGCTTTTATCATGTGGTCAAAAATATGGTGCAATTCTCCCTTTCAATTCACAACAAGCATCAAAAGATTCAGCATCATTATTTGCAAACGGAATTATTTCCACCCATCTAAATGAATATAATATAACTTTTTCATCAGACGGAAATGTGGTGTTATTTACCATTGCAAATAACACTACAGCAAACAGGTTCTACACAATTTTCATTACAAAAAAGGAAAAAGGCAAATGGACTAAGCCTCAAATCGTCCAATTTTCGGGACAATATAGTGACGCCGACCCTTTCTTCGCTCCGGATGGGAAAAAGCTCTACTATATATCAACCAGACCAGTTTTACAAGGAATACCAAAATCGGATTTTGATATTTGGTGCGTAGAATATGCGAATGGAGATTTCAGCAAACCAAAACATTTGGGCAACGGAATCAATTCGGATAAAGACGAACTTTATCCAGCTATTTCAAAAAAAGGGAATTTATTTTTTTCCGCTGAAAATGGAGAAAACGGATATGATATAATGATATCTAAATATAGAAACGGTAAGTTTTTACCTCGTGTAAGTTTGAGTGGCTCTCTTAACACAACGAATATTGAATTTGATGCATTTGTTGATCCTGATGAAAAATATATAATCTATACAGGGATAGGATATAAAGAAAGTTATGGAAGCGGAGACTTATATATAAGCTATAACAGAGAAGATCATTGGACACTCGGAAGGAATATGGGAAAGCAAGTCAATTCCTTGCATATGGATCAATGTCCTATGGTTTCAACTGATGGTAAATACCTGTTCTTTACTTCTTTTAGGGATGGTCAACCTTATAATAGCAAAGAACCAATGACCACAAAGGTATACCTCGATATGTTAAACTCACCCTTTAATGGGCTTGGAAATATTTTTTGGATTGATTTTCAAAAGCTTTCCAATAGGGAAAATTATACAAATGAATAA
- a CDS encoding SRPBCC domain-containing protein, producing MNSPLIVSKEKIIDATQNEIWEVITTPKYFKDWMLVPAKAEDEKAIELGSKIYWINDNDVVHLEGEVITFVPNTKLVISLIDISWDKSVPKGSVTYEFHLTGMKSGTLIKFLLGDLSIDPEGESWYNSYKASDEIGSIEKVIKIRKIRETSHT from the coding sequence ATGAATAGCCCCCTTATCGTCAGCAAAGAAAAGATAATAGATGCAACGCAAAATGAAATTTGGGAAGTAATCACAACTCCTAAATATTTTAAAGATTGGATGCTTGTACCTGCAAAAGCCGAAGATGAAAAAGCCATTGAATTAGGAAGTAAAATTTATTGGATCAATGATAATGACGTTGTTCACCTCGAAGGTGAAGTCATAACATTTGTTCCGAATACAAAACTTGTTATTTCATTAATCGATATCAGTTGGGACAAAAGCGTTCCGAAGGGTAGTGTAACGTATGAATTTCATCTAACGGGAATGAAAAGCGGAACGCTGATCAAGTTCCTCTTAGGTGACCTTTCCATAGACCCGGAAGGCGAATCTTGGTATAATTCCTATAAAGCAAGTGATGAAATCGGTTCGATAGAGAAGGTGATTAAAATTAGAAAGATTAGGGAAACAAGCCATACATAA
- a CDS encoding nuclear transport factor 2 family protein, with the protein MNEIDLIKEFQHIEDNFDRAVVTNDIAEIKKCITSDWVLVDSQGGIIPQEQFFQVLKQGLLSHSAMSKEVLRVKMYGGVALVTGRGQNTGTWQGEPMEADEWITDVYKKDGDEWLCVLTHLTPVKK; encoded by the coding sequence ATGAATGAAATAGATCTAATTAAGGAATTTCAACACATTGAAGACAACTTCGACCGGGCGGTTGTCACAAATGACATCGCAGAAATAAAAAAATGTATCACATCCGATTGGGTGTTGGTAGACAGTCAAGGTGGAATAATACCACAAGAGCAGTTTTTTCAAGTTCTGAAACAAGGGTTGCTATCCCATTCGGCGATGAGCAAAGAAGTGTTGCGGGTAAAAATGTACGGAGGTGTAGCACTGGTAACTGGCCGGGGGCAAAATACCGGAACCTGGCAAGGAGAACCAATGGAAGCTGATGAATGGATTACAGATGTGTACAAAAAAGACGGTGACGAATGGTTGTGTGTACTGACCCATTTAACCCCGGTAAAAAAATAA
- a CDS encoding SMP-30/gluconolactonase/LRE family protein translates to MNLGNAQDTAGQGKLEVVTSLDKAQPIGVSVSSTNRVFVSFPHREPYLFGLTEIVEGKMKPYPNHKWQLTMGNEQEHYVNVQDIYVDTADQLWVLDSKPAPKSSIFGGGAAAEEQEGKFKLIQFDLKSNQLVRIYNFEDLNKGKAALNDVRVDTEKGLAYLSDPGQAGIVVLNLETGTTRTVLGDSKFTLSDRNIVLSYEGREMRDKDGNPFSSNVNGIALSKDNKWFYFKPINGLNLYRIETKHLADESLRDIDLVNKIENVAEVGVTHGLVADNEGNIYLTNSLDYSIRRVTPEGKIELIVQGPRLLWPDSLGVGSDGYLYFSCAQMHLLPQWNGGEDKIKYPFEVYRVKVL, encoded by the coding sequence ATGAATTTAGGAAATGCTCAAGACACGGCGGGGCAAGGAAAGCTAGAGGTCGTTACTTCATTAGATAAAGCGCAGCCAATAGGTGTTTCTGTTTCTTCGACAAATCGCGTCTTTGTCTCCTTCCCTCATCGTGAGCCGTACTTGTTTGGGCTGACTGAGATTGTGGAAGGTAAGATGAAGCCATACCCCAATCATAAATGGCAGTTGACCATGGGTAATGAACAGGAACATTATGTCAATGTGCAGGATATCTACGTTGATACGGCGGATCAATTGTGGGTGTTGGACAGTAAGCCAGCTCCTAAAAGTTCGATCTTTGGCGGAGGTGCTGCAGCAGAAGAGCAAGAGGGAAAGTTTAAACTCATACAGTTCGATCTGAAAAGTAATCAACTTGTGCGCATCTATAATTTCGAAGACCTTAATAAAGGCAAAGCGGCGCTGAATGATGTTCGCGTGGATACGGAAAAAGGCCTAGCCTATCTTTCTGATCCGGGACAAGCGGGCATTGTCGTGCTGAATTTGGAAACCGGAACCACAAGAACGGTACTTGGCGATTCAAAATTCACCCTTTCTGACCGAAATATAGTATTGAGCTATGAAGGCAGAGAAATGCGGGATAAGGATGGCAATCCATTTTCCTCCAATGTCAATGGGATTGCTCTATCGAAGGATAATAAATGGTTTTATTTTAAGCCAATTAATGGATTAAACTTATATCGTATCGAGACCAAACACTTAGCAGATGAAAGCCTTCGTGATATTGATTTGGTCAACAAGATCGAAAATGTTGCTGAAGTAGGTGTTACGCATGGTCTGGTTGCAGATAATGAAGGAAACATCTATCTCACAAACTCCCTAGATTATTCAATCCGCCGAGTGACACCCGAAGGGAAGATCGAATTAATTGTTCAAGGTCCACGTCTGTTATGGCCTGACTCCTTGGGCGTTGGTTCGGATGGCTATTTATATTTCTCCTGCGCACAGATGCACTTATTGCCACAATGGAATGGGGGAGAAGATAAGATCAAATATCCTTTCGAAGTCTATCGTGTTAAGGTCCTATAA
- a CDS encoding ISAon1 family transposase — protein sequence MDNHPVSAQLVGLFFQMDGKQLQDQYKNHLSDFHDWDQKPHAESWTLFPENISEHLSIDETSFSNGELYTIVSTKSAKGRKGTILATIKGTKAEDIIAVLERIPLRSRNKVKEVTMDMAPNMAKAIRRCFRNARRVVDRFHVQKLAYDAVQELRIKYRWEVLDAESKKIMESRKRGTPYEPELLPNGDTLKQLLARSRHLLFKHPSRWSESQKNRAELLFMRFPKLKQAYDLGIALGDIFNKCRDKTIAFTKLGLWHNQVENAGIASFESVARSIAAHHQYILHYFDNRSTNASAESFNAKLKAFRSVSS from the coding sequence TTGGATAACCATCCTGTAAGCGCCCAATTGGTAGGTCTGTTCTTCCAAATGGACGGCAAGCAACTACAGGATCAGTACAAGAACCACCTCAGTGATTTCCATGATTGGGACCAAAAGCCGCATGCAGAGAGCTGGACATTGTTCCCTGAAAACATCTCGGAACACCTGAGCATCGATGAGACCAGCTTTAGCAACGGTGAGTTATATACCATTGTTAGCACTAAATCGGCAAAAGGCCGTAAAGGGACGATCCTAGCAACTATTAAAGGCACAAAGGCTGAGGATATCATAGCTGTTCTCGAGCGAATACCCTTGCGCTCAAGGAATAAGGTAAAGGAGGTGACCATGGATATGGCTCCCAACATGGCCAAGGCAATCCGTAGATGTTTCAGAAATGCCAGACGTGTGGTCGATCGGTTCCATGTCCAAAAGTTAGCCTATGATGCCGTACAGGAACTCCGTATCAAATATCGTTGGGAAGTCTTGGATGCAGAAAGCAAGAAGATAATGGAATCGCGAAAGCGAGGAACCCCATATGAACCCGAGTTATTGCCCAATGGCGATACGCTCAAACAGCTATTGGCTAGATCCAGACACCTCTTGTTCAAGCATCCCAGCCGATGGTCAGAAAGCCAGAAAAACAGGGCTGAATTGCTGTTCATGCGGTTTCCTAAGCTAAAACAGGCTTATGATCTTGGAATTGCCTTAGGAGACATCTTCAACAAATGCAGGGACAAAACGATAGCATTTACCAAACTAGGCCTGTGGCATAATCAGGTTGAGAATGCGGGCATTGCTTCCTTTGAGAGCGTAGCAAGATCCATTGCAGCTCATCATCAATACATTCTCCATTACTTCGACAACAGAAGTACTAATGCATCGGCAGAATCGTTCAATGCAAAACTCAAAGCTTTCAGGAGTGTCTCGTCCTAG
- a CDS encoding arginase family protein, with protein sequence MSIDNEPGVKKFPALLNKLRFHASIGSTKTIHIKAPKHSMEIDPITNIRNARSIINYSLLQADVIGKQISEDTFLLILGGDCSILIGSAIAFKKKGRFGLFFLDGHTDYMIPECSHTHGAAGMDLAIVCGYGHDNLTNIDNLCPYFEAQNVFCVGNREYDEEYEKPIRGSGIHYFPLNVLRKIGIQNVINQFFAILSENQLDGFFIHFDVDVLDDTLMPAVDSRQCGGLSYAELKEILTLLFNHDKISGMEITIFDPDLDPDKEYINAFMMNMIPIINKIKN encoded by the coding sequence ATGTCAATTGATAACGAGCCTGGAGTTAAAAAATTTCCAGCATTGCTTAATAAATTAAGATTTCATGCATCTATTGGCTCTACTAAAACAATTCATATTAAAGCGCCCAAACACTCAATGGAAATTGATCCAATAACAAATATCAGAAATGCCCGAAGTATAATCAATTATTCACTTCTTCAAGCAGATGTAATTGGAAAACAAATAAGCGAGGATACTTTTCTGTTGATATTAGGGGGTGATTGTAGCATACTGATAGGGAGTGCAATTGCATTTAAAAAGAAAGGGCGTTTTGGTTTATTTTTTCTTGACGGCCATACGGATTACATGATTCCAGAGTGCTCACATACACATGGTGCTGCCGGAATGGACTTAGCTATTGTTTGTGGATATGGTCATGACAATCTAACAAATATAGATAATCTATGTCCTTATTTTGAAGCTCAAAACGTTTTTTGCGTCGGAAACAGGGAGTATGACGAAGAATATGAAAAACCAATTAGAGGTTCGGGAATTCATTATTTCCCTCTAAATGTATTACGGAAAATCGGCATTCAAAATGTAATAAACCAGTTTTTTGCCATATTATCTGAAAACCAACTTGATGGTTTTTTCATCCATTTCGATGTAGACGTGTTGGATGATACATTAATGCCAGCCGTAGATAGTAGGCAATGTGGCGGATTATCCTATGCCGAATTGAAGGAAATATTAACCCTCTTATTCAACCATGATAAGATTTCCGGAATGGAAATTACAATTTTTGACCCCGATTTAGATCCTGATAAGGAATATATTAATGCGTTTATGATGAACATGATACCTATTATTAATAAAATTAAAAACTAA